Proteins found in one Lysinibacillus fusiformis genomic segment:
- a CDS encoding histidine phosphatase family protein — protein MEKALLALLRKGGLTLYARHGTATVGVDQAYSTFHSCRNQRNLSDHGRREAMYYGHMLRYWQIPILSTITTSPFCRTIETARLAFPTDNVQIDPFLFEIFMLGGNLASVEQTRILTTFTSMLEIIPPQGMNSVIIGHSFPRDVGLGVISNMGTVVIKPRGLGQGYEIVRKLTLEHLATLDSI, from the coding sequence ATGGAAAAGGCTCTCCTGGCGTTATTGAGAAAGGGTGGGCTCACTTTATACGCAAGACATGGGACTGCAACTGTCGGTGTCGATCAAGCCTATAGCACATTTCACAGTTGTCGAAATCAACGGAATTTGTCCGATCATGGTCGTAGAGAGGCTATGTATTATGGTCACATGCTACGCTATTGGCAAATTCCCATCCTTTCCACCATTACTACTAGCCCTTTCTGTCGGACGATTGAAACAGCTCGCCTGGCATTTCCAACTGATAATGTGCAAATTGACCCCTTTTTGTTTGAAATCTTTATGTTAGGTGGCAATCTTGCTAGTGTTGAGCAAACTCGCATATTAACGACTTTTACATCAATGTTGGAGATCATACCACCACAGGGCATGAATAGCGTAATCATTGGTCATAGCTTTCCAAGAGATGTGGGGCTTGGTGTCATTTCGAATATGGGGACGGTTGTCATAAAACCGAGGGGTCTAGGACAAGGTTATGAGATTGTCAGAAAACTAACCTTAGAACATTTAGCAACATTAGATTCCATTTGA
- a CDS encoding GNAT family N-acetyltransferase, translating to MKIKTVAQCTLEEVLKAWNKGFEGYFVEINMTAEMFLQRLVGEGLSPDHSIVVFDHNEPIAIVMNGFRTIDGKKIAWNGGTGISPAYRGKGVSRLLMEETLAIYKQENVEMGTLEAIKENQIAIALYQKYGYVITHHLLFLSGEYEVKTESTATLHIATIRPEQLAQLSFYQEDVPWQCSWQSVKQGEAKVFYNDNKEALGYMLYKTVWNKHGEVERILLYQLVILEEGNVDLLPQFLASITTDKVHLTTVNFLASNPATNYLLKHGLKVTTEQVQMLKRF from the coding sequence ATGAAGATTAAAACAGTTGCACAATGTACATTAGAGGAAGTATTGAAAGCATGGAACAAAGGCTTTGAAGGCTATTTTGTTGAAATCAATATGACAGCAGAAATGTTTTTACAACGACTAGTAGGCGAGGGGCTATCTCCTGACCATTCCATCGTCGTTTTTGACCATAATGAACCGATTGCCATTGTTATGAATGGCTTTCGTACCATCGATGGCAAAAAAATTGCTTGGAATGGGGGGACAGGTATTTCCCCAGCGTATCGTGGTAAGGGAGTCTCGCGCCTATTAATGGAGGAAACCTTAGCCATCTATAAACAGGAAAACGTAGAAATGGGTACGCTGGAAGCGATTAAGGAAAACCAGATAGCCATTGCTTTATATCAAAAATATGGCTATGTAATTACTCATCACTTACTATTTTTAAGTGGCGAGTATGAAGTAAAAACAGAATCTACAGCCACTCTTCATATAGCAACCATTCGTCCTGAGCAGCTAGCACAACTATCTTTTTATCAGGAAGATGTTCCTTGGCAGTGTAGCTGGCAGAGTGTGAAGCAGGGAGAAGCCAAGGTGTTTTATAACGATAACAAGGAAGCTCTGGGCTATATGCTATACAAAACCGTGTGGAATAAACATGGTGAGGTGGAGCGTATTCTACTTTATCAATTGGTAATACTTGAAGAAGGTAATGTAGATTTACTTCCACAGTTTTTAGCAAGTATTACAACAGATAAAGTCCATTTGACGACAGTGAACTTCTTAGCAAGCAACCCAGCAACGAACTATTTATTAAAGCATGGGCTTAAGGTGACGACAGAGCAGGTACAGATGTTAAAGCGATTCTAA
- a CDS encoding ATP-binding protein: protein MKNRKIKLILILSTILLCLFTSLNIFTSYVKIKKTVEESIANQSLEAAHSIAASIDTDAYQQFLNNPQENDYYWKVRNYLNDARIKLGALFVYTLKVDNPEVSIAMITGMPKEMKEGFGIGVICTVPAKQVKKAYNGETYVTEVIHDSVHGSYLSVGAPIKDDNGKIIGYLGIDISADTLNGIKGKVIEDNLFNFIFNGVLILIVIGSFLFLQRWYQKEVAKEVGATEDTYLAEIKTLITSVSSLRHDFTNHIQVLHGLLQLEKTDQAKQYLSSLSKEVQAIKSLKLNIDHPGLSILLQTKKLTAQNHNIDMDFTISQDDFNKIKTTDLIKILSNLIDNAIDAAVELPEEQRKIKICCSANEAQYEFKITNTGPNIANSDQIFKQGFSTKKHENGRLRGQGLFIVKEIVAKYNGHISIDSSKHLETTAIVHLPIK, encoded by the coding sequence ATGAAAAATAGAAAAATAAAACTAATATTAATTCTATCAACGATTTTATTATGTTTGTTTACAAGTTTAAACATCTTTACATCCTATGTAAAAATAAAAAAGACCGTTGAAGAGTCGATTGCCAATCAAAGTTTAGAGGCAGCCCATTCTATTGCTGCATCCATTGATACGGATGCATATCAGCAATTTTTAAATAATCCACAGGAAAATGATTATTATTGGAAAGTAAGAAATTATTTAAATGATGCAAGAATAAAATTAGGGGCACTGTTTGTTTATACCTTAAAGGTGGACAATCCTGAAGTATCAATAGCCATGATTACGGGGATGCCAAAAGAAATGAAAGAGGGCTTTGGAATTGGGGTGATTTGTACTGTTCCTGCAAAGCAAGTTAAAAAAGCCTATAACGGTGAAACCTATGTCACAGAGGTAATTCATGATTCTGTACATGGGTCTTATTTGTCGGTTGGTGCACCCATCAAAGATGACAATGGGAAAATTATCGGGTATTTAGGCATTGACATCAGTGCAGATACGCTAAATGGTATTAAGGGTAAAGTCATTGAAGACAACCTATTTAATTTTATTTTTAATGGTGTGCTTATTTTAATTGTCATCGGTTCTTTTTTATTTTTACAAAGATGGTATCAAAAAGAGGTAGCGAAGGAAGTTGGAGCTACAGAGGACACGTACCTAGCAGAAATCAAAACATTGATTACCTCGGTGTCGTCCCTTCGTCATGATTTTACGAATCATATTCAAGTGTTACATGGTTTATTACAATTAGAAAAAACAGATCAGGCTAAACAATATTTATCTTCACTATCCAAAGAAGTGCAAGCGATTAAATCATTAAAATTAAATATTGATCATCCAGGTTTATCCATATTATTGCAAACGAAGAAATTAACGGCTCAAAATCATAATATCGATATGGATTTTACTATTTCTCAAGATGACTTTAACAAGATTAAAACGACAGATTTAATCAAGATTCTATCTAATTTAATTGATAACGCGATTGATGCCGCTGTTGAATTACCTGAGGAACAACGTAAAATTAAAATTTGCTGTTCAGCAAATGAGGCACAGTATGAATTTAAAATTACTAATACAGGGCCAAATATTGCGAATTCTGATCAAATATTTAAGCAAGGATTTTCAACAAAAAAACATGAGAATGGTAGATTAAGAGGCCAAGGCTTATTTATTGTGAAAGAAATTGTTGCTAAATATAATGGTCATATTTCAATTGATTCATCAAAACATTTAGAAACGACTGCCATTGTCCATCTTCCAATAAAATAA